GGAGTTCGCGCACATAGACCGCGACGGCGCCGATCGCCGAGCGCCCGATCGGGACGAGGCGTTCCTTGCTGCCCTTGCCGAACACGCGCACGAGCCCCTCCTCAAGCAGCACGTCCTTGACCGCCAGGCCGATCCATTCCGACACCCGGAGTCCGGCGCCGTAGGCCAGTTCGAGCATGGCACGGTCACGAAACGCCAGACGTTCTTCGAGCTGCGGCGCCGCGAGCAGTCGCGTCACTTCCTCCACGCTCAGGACCTCGGGCAAGGTCCGCCACCGTTGAGGGGAGTCGAGCCGCTCCGTGGGATCGGTCGTGACCACCCCTTCGGCAAGCAGGATCCGATACCATGTGCGGAGCGCCGAGATGTTGCGACGGATCGAGCTGCCGGCCAGGCCGAGATCCTTGAGGTGGTAGATGAACTCCCGGAGCGCCGCGGCGGTGATGGCACCGACCGTCGTGATCCCCTGCGCGCGCATGAACACCGCACAGCGCAGCACATCGCGCCGATACGCGTCGATGGTCCGGGGTGAGGCCCCCGCCTCGAGCGCCAAGGCATCCTCGAACAGCTGCAGGGCGAACCCCTGCTGCAGACGGCGCCAGTCGTCGCCACGGTCAGGCAACGCCGGAGATGTCACTGGTGGGGCCCGCCGCCCGCGCGCGACGAGCGCATCCGCCACGCGACAATCGCCACCACCATCATGGCAAGCACACCGGCGCCGATCGCCAGCAGGCGTTGCTGCTCCCCGATGCGCGCCAGCAACTGATCTGCGTTCGCGCCGGCCCGAAACGCCAGGACACACACGATCCCGTACCACACGCCGGATGCCAGTGTCATGGCAATGGCGGCACGCACGGCGCCGATGCCCAACGCTCCCGCCATGGGCGGCACCAGCGCGCGCACGCCCGGCAGGAAGCGACTCGCCATCACCGCGAACAGCCCCTGCGTCTGGAATCGCTCCGCAAAGCGGTCGGCTGCGGACGGTGAGACCATGGCAGGAAAGCGCCGCATCATCCACGGGAGACCGTAGCGGTGACCCAACCCATACATGAGCATGGCGCCTCCCACGTTACCCACCATGGTCGCCAGCCACACGCCCCATTCGGTCCCGTTGCCGCGCGCAGCCACGAACGCGCCGAGCGCAATCACCGTGTCGGCAGGGAGCGGCGGAAAGACATTCTCGAGAAAAGCCGCCGCGATGATGGCCCCGTACAACAGGGCCTCGGGAAGCGACGTCAACCACGCCATGAG
This genomic stretch from Gemmatimonas sp. harbors:
- the xerD gene encoding site-specific tyrosine recombinase XerD; the encoded protein is MPDRGDDWRRLQQGFALQLFEDALALEAGASPRTIDAYRRDVLRCAVFMRAQGITTVGAITAAALREFIYHLKDLGLAGSSIRRNISALRTWYRILLAEGVVTTDPTERLDSPQRWRTLPEVLSVEEVTRLLAAPQLEERLAFRDRAMLELAYGAGLRVSEWIGLAVKDVLLEEGLVRVFGKGSKERLVPIGRSAIGAVAVYVRELRPVLERGQGKGLLFLNGRGAPLTRMGAWKILRKYVEQAGLEKAVSPHTLRHSFATHLLEGGADLRAVQEMLGHADIATTQIYTHVDREYLRSVHKQFHPRA
- a CDS encoding DedA family protein, with translation MTELMAWLTSLPEALLYGAIIAAAFLENVFPPLPADTVIALGAFVAARGNGTEWGVWLATMVGNVGGAMLMYGLGHRYGLPWMMRRFPAMVSPSAADRFAERFQTQGLFAVMASRFLPGVRALVPPMAGALGIGAVRAAIAMTLASGVWYGIVCVLAFRAGANADQLLARIGEQQRLLAIGAGVLAMMVVAIVAWRMRSSRAGGGPHQ